One region of Anaerolineae bacterium genomic DNA includes:
- a CDS encoding iron-containing alcohol dehydrogenase, translated as MARFEFYTAGRIIYGRGEFARIGELTASLGHKAMVVMGRHVRKTDLIDQLAALLDSYKIARAYYVVEGEPEISTVEEALHEARDGGCDMVIGLGGGSAIDTAKAVSGLLTNGGTALDYMEVVGLGKSLTKPAAPLIAVPTTAGTGTEVTRNAVIGYKEKAFKASIRSPYLLPRVALVDPALTHSMPPEITASTGLDALTQLIEPYVSNRAQPLTDGMALTGIRMVARSLRRAYRDGEDAAARDDMALAALMGGICLANAGLGAVHGFASPLGAAFPIPHGVICAALLPHVMAANVAALRAQDPTSPTLTRYADIGEALLGRRLSTDEATIEAGIAFVEELVQELRIPRLSQFGLTEAHIPDLIERAKQASSMRYNPVTLSDEALVEVLRRAL; from the coding sequence ATGGCGAGGTTTGAATTCTATACAGCGGGGCGCATCATCTATGGACGAGGGGAGTTCGCACGCATCGGCGAATTGACGGCCAGTCTGGGCCACAAGGCGATGGTAGTGATGGGGCGGCATGTGCGCAAGACGGACCTCATTGATCAGTTGGCTGCCCTTCTGGATTCGTACAAAATTGCGCGAGCTTACTATGTCGTTGAGGGGGAACCGGAGATCTCCACGGTAGAGGAAGCGTTACACGAAGCTCGCGATGGCGGCTGTGATATGGTGATCGGGTTGGGAGGCGGCAGCGCTATAGACACAGCCAAGGCGGTCTCCGGCCTGCTGACCAACGGCGGTACCGCGCTGGACTATATGGAAGTGGTGGGTCTGGGCAAATCGCTGACTAAGCCGGCTGCTCCCCTGATCGCCGTGCCCACGACGGCTGGTACCGGTACCGAGGTCACGCGCAATGCCGTCATCGGTTACAAAGAAAAGGCCTTCAAAGCCAGTATCCGCAGCCCTTACCTTCTGCCGCGTGTGGCGCTTGTGGATCCAGCCTTGACTCACTCCATGCCGCCTGAGATCACCGCCAGCACTGGACTTGACGCGCTCACTCAGTTGATCGAGCCATATGTCTCTAACCGGGCACAGCCGCTGACAGATGGCATGGCCCTCACAGGCATCCGTATGGTCGCGCGTTCGTTGCGCCGGGCGTATCGCGATGGAGAAGATGCTGCCGCCCGCGACGACATGGCTTTGGCCGCCCTTATGGGCGGCATTTGCCTGGCGAACGCAGGGTTGGGGGCTGTGCATGGATTTGCCTCCCCGTTGGGAGCTGCTTTCCCCATCCCGCACGGCGTAATCTGTGCTGCCCTGTTACCGCATGTGATGGCGGCTAATGTTGCTGCATTGCGGGCGCAAGACCCGACCAGCCCAACTTTAACTCGCTATGCCGATATCGGCGAAGCACTGTTAGGGCGCCGGCTCTCTACAGACGAGGCGACGATTGAGGCAGGCATCGCCTTCGTTGAGGAGTTGGTGCAGGAATTACGTATCCCCCGTCTGTCCCAGTTCGGCCTCACAGAGGCACACATCCCCGACCTGATCGAGCGAGCGAAGCAGGCCAGCTCGATGCGCTACAACCCCGTGACCCTATCCGACGAAGCACTGGTTGAGGTGCTCCGCCGCGCGCTGTAA
- a CDS encoding antibiotic biosynthesis monooxygenase — protein MYVVCVTVWVKPEYVDQFIAATQENHIHTRQEPGNVRFDVLQAEDDPSRFFLYEVYRTKEDFTRHQQTPHYLRWRETVADWMAQPRQGVRHYSLFPPDEAW, from the coding sequence ATGTACGTCGTCTGCGTGACCGTCTGGGTAAAGCCGGAATACGTGGATCAGTTTATTGCGGCCACGCAAGAAAACCATATCCACACCCGTCAGGAGCCCGGAAATGTTCGCTTCGATGTGCTCCAGGCCGAGGATGATCCCTCTCGCTTTTTCCTTTACGAGGTGTATCGCACCAAGGAGGATTTCACTCGCCACCAACAGACCCCTCACTATCTGCGCTGGCGAGAGACAGTGGCCGATTGGATGGCGCAACCGCGACAGGGTGTTCGCCACTACAGCTTATTTCCGCCGGATGAAGCCTGGTAA
- a CDS encoding HD domain-containing protein, with the protein MISERFIEALAFAFQLHAGQLRKGTSIPYIAHLLGVVSLVLEQGADEDTAIAALLHDAIEDAGGAATREEIRRRFGSKVVEIVASCTDAETFPKPAWRERKEAYIAHIREASPAARLVTAADKLHNARAILADYRAIGEELWSRFNGGKEGTLWYYRALVKALQEAGPNPLVEELDRVVAEIERLTAQETS; encoded by the coding sequence ATGATATCCGAGCGGTTTATCGAGGCGTTGGCCTTCGCCTTTCAACTGCACGCCGGCCAGCTCCGCAAGGGCACCTCTATTCCGTACATAGCCCACCTATTGGGAGTGGTTAGCTTGGTGCTGGAGCAGGGCGCCGACGAGGACACGGCGATCGCCGCGCTGCTCCATGATGCTATCGAAGACGCTGGTGGGGCAGCTACCCGAGAGGAAATCCGCCGCCGATTTGGCTCTAAAGTCGTCGAGATCGTGGCGAGTTGCACGGACGCCGAGACCTTTCCTAAGCCTGCCTGGCGAGAGCGCAAGGAGGCGTATATCGCCCATATCCGAGAGGCCTCGCCAGCAGCCCGCCTGGTGACAGCCGCTGACAAACTGCACAATGCCCGCGCGATCCTTGCGGATTACCGGGCCATTGGTGAGGAGCTGTGGAGCCGCTTTAACGGTGGTAAGGAGGGGACCTTGTGGTATTACCGCGCGCTGGTGAAGGCTCTCCAAGAGGCTGGTCCTAACCCTTTGGTCGAGGAGCTGGATCGAGTGGTGGCTGAGATCGAGCGTTTAACAGCTCAGGAGACTTCCTAA
- a CDS encoding hydroxymethylglutaryl-CoA reductase, which translates to MPAEMLRQLYQKGSLRNTEEGFEMVLVNTLAPGTVIGLGPIQVDQRVFTPEQIIVAAGRSERLADRISERGPVSFPVNGQIRLRVIGAFLAPGQHTVVINAHLKEIGPFHIEVEDQLAG; encoded by the coding sequence ATGCCTGCCGAAATGCTTCGGCAACTGTATCAGAAGGGAAGCCTTCGGAATACTGAAGAGGGCTTTGAGATGGTGCTCGTCAATACGCTGGCACCAGGCACCGTCATCGGGCTGGGGCCCATCCAAGTGGACCAGCGGGTGTTTACACCGGAACAGATCATCGTTGCGGCGGGCCGCTCGGAACGTCTGGCCGATCGCATTAGCGAACGAGGACCGGTGTCCTTCCCGGTCAACGGCCAAATTCGTCTACGCGTCATAGGGGCCTTTCTGGCGCCAGGCCAACATACCGTGGTGATCAACGCACATCTGAAAGAGATTGGCCCTTTCCACATTGAAGTAGAAGATCAGCTTGCGGGGTGA
- a CDS encoding Xaa-Pro peptidase family protein, producing the protein MHEEQRQRAHEHLKARGIERALLASLSSVKWLTGFSPPIQLGPNVFAGGPPLVWYEGGEFTLFVLDAYEADTATFNAQPGCAVVSYPGYTIERPITSAEHLTTALRWKLSGPHARGSKIGVEERELPAFLWKTLRDTFGEADLVPIDGWLDPLRRVKTAEELAKLKENFALTDIGHAAARQAVQAGQREIDVWTAVHTAIQRAAGRRVPLGNDCLVGYRQANISGWPLDLGLRPHDSLIVDLSTVLHGYWSDSCATYYAVEPTPQQIAMHRTVERALEFAISLVRPGAVAREIDRQVRQFIADAGYPVYPHHTGHGIGVTSHEAPRIVPYNDEVLEEGMVILLEPGIYLPGETAVRLEDAVLVTADGAELLTHHDKGLP; encoded by the coding sequence ATGCATGAGGAACAGCGTCAGCGAGCTCATGAACATCTAAAAGCGCGAGGAATCGAACGGGCGCTTTTGGCCAGCCTGTCCAGCGTCAAATGGCTAACCGGCTTCTCGCCGCCGATCCAGCTCGGTCCTAATGTCTTCGCAGGAGGCCCTCCGCTGGTTTGGTATGAAGGGGGCGAGTTCACGTTGTTCGTGCTGGACGCGTACGAGGCTGACACCGCCACGTTCAACGCCCAGCCGGGATGCGCCGTAGTCAGCTATCCTGGCTACACCATCGAACGGCCTATCACCAGCGCAGAGCACTTAACGACGGCACTACGCTGGAAGCTGAGCGGCCCTCACGCCCGCGGCAGCAAAATCGGTGTGGAAGAGCGAGAGCTACCGGCCTTCCTATGGAAAACCCTCCGTGACACTTTCGGTGAGGCGGACCTGGTACCTATAGATGGCTGGCTGGACCCATTGCGCCGCGTGAAAACGGCCGAAGAGCTCGCCAAGTTGAAGGAAAACTTCGCGCTCACGGATATCGGCCATGCCGCCGCGCGTCAGGCCGTGCAGGCCGGCCAGCGCGAGATAGACGTCTGGACAGCTGTGCATACTGCTATCCAACGGGCTGCTGGCCGGCGCGTCCCCCTGGGTAACGATTGCCTCGTCGGGTACCGCCAAGCCAACATCAGCGGCTGGCCGCTGGACCTGGGGCTCCGCCCACACGATTCGCTCATCGTGGACCTGAGCACAGTCCTACATGGATACTGGAGCGATAGCTGCGCTACCTACTACGCCGTCGAGCCGACGCCGCAGCAGATCGCCATGCACCGTACAGTGGAGCGCGCGCTGGAGTTCGCCATCTCGCTCGTCCGCCCTGGCGCGGTGGCTCGCGAGATTGACCGGCAAGTGCGCCAGTTCATCGCCGATGCCGGCTATCCCGTCTACCCCCATCACACTGGACATGGCATTGGCGTGACCAGCCATGAGGCGCCACGGATTGTGCCATACAACGACGAGGTGCTGGAAGAGGGCATGGTTATCCTGTTAGAGCCGGGCATCTATCTGCCAGGGGAGACCGCCGTCCGCCTGGAAGATGCCGTCCTGGTCACAGCCGACGGGGCAGAGCTGCTCACCCACCATGACAAAGGGTTGCCCTGA
- a CDS encoding membrane dipeptidase yields the protein MLIVDAHLDLAWNALQGNRDLLRSVYTIRTQEARTPGPGRAQGTVALPEMRQGRIAICFATLLARSTGNVVPHLDYPSPAQAYGVARGQLAYYRALERQGHIRILTDRAGLDRHIGEWQAWDATDSIDGSHSPPLGFVLSMESADPILSPDQLSEWWEAGLRVVGPAHYGPGRYAGGTGTELGLTQAGVALLAEMERLGMMLDLTHFSDQAFWQALERYHGPVLASHSNCRVLVPHQRQLSDAQLKAIFERDGVIGVVLDAWMLQPGWIVGQSTNERVTLENVVDHMDHICQLVGNARHVGLGSDLDGLFGREQSPCDLDTIADLQKLADLLMRRGYGEADVAAILHGNWLRLLRQAWSR from the coding sequence ATGTTGATCGTAGATGCCCATCTCGATCTGGCTTGGAACGCGCTGCAGGGAAATCGAGACCTGTTGCGCTCCGTCTACACGATCCGCACCCAGGAGGCTAGGACCCCAGGCCCCGGCCGCGCCCAGGGGACGGTCGCTCTGCCCGAGATGCGCCAGGGGCGCATCGCCATCTGCTTCGCCACCTTGCTGGCGCGATCCACAGGCAACGTCGTGCCGCACTTGGATTATCCCTCGCCGGCGCAGGCTTACGGCGTGGCCCGCGGCCAATTGGCTTACTATCGGGCGCTGGAACGGCAAGGGCACATCCGCATCCTCACCGATCGAGCTGGGCTCGACCGTCACATCGGCGAGTGGCAGGCCTGGGATGCGACGGACTCCATCGATGGGAGCCATAGCCCGCCCCTGGGCTTCGTCCTCAGCATGGAGAGCGCTGATCCCATCCTCAGCCCTGACCAGTTGTCAGAGTGGTGGGAGGCTGGGCTGCGCGTGGTGGGGCCGGCTCACTATGGGCCGGGCCGCTATGCCGGTGGGACGGGCACCGAGCTTGGCCTGACTCAGGCCGGTGTAGCCCTACTGGCCGAGATGGAGCGGCTTGGTATGATGCTCGATCTGACCCATTTTTCCGATCAGGCCTTCTGGCAGGCTCTAGAGCGCTACCATGGGCCGGTGCTGGCCAGCCATAGCAATTGCCGCGTCTTGGTCCCGCATCAGCGCCAGCTCAGCGATGCGCAACTGAAGGCTATCTTCGAGCGGGATGGCGTGATCGGCGTCGTATTAGACGCATGGATGTTGCAGCCCGGCTGGATCGTCGGACAGAGCACCAATGAGCGCGTCACCCTGGAAAACGTGGTGGATCACATGGATCACATCTGCCAGTTAGTGGGCAATGCCCGGCACGTAGGACTTGGCAGCGACCTTGATGGCCTCTTCGGCCGCGAGCAATCGCCATGCGACTTAGACACCATCGCCGACCTCCAGAAGCTGGCCGACTTACTCATGCGGCGGGGATACGGCGAGGCGGACGTGGCAGCGATCTTGCACGGCAACTGGCTACGGCTGCTACGTCAGGCCTGGAGCCGTTAA
- a CDS encoding ammonium transporter: protein MTRHDRILRRVGVVLGLGMLLIAATPAFADGPDPTGAASLAADPNRAVNFAWTLMAGFLVFFMQAGFAFVEAGLSRAKNVVAVLTKNFMDCMIGGLAFWAFGFAFMFGGSALASGLGIGNPLIGLSGFLLSGDAYDVTTMELWFFQLVFAATAATIVSGALAERTKVPAYLAYSFLVSAIIYPIYGHWVWGGGWLSTLPFGVGARDFAGSGVVHAVGGFVALAGAALVGPRIGKYNADGSPNSIPGHNLAYVVLGTFILFFGWFGFNAGSTLAATDLRISVIAVNTFLAGATGAVVAIYYSLLRTGRLDLTLACNGSLAGLVGITAPCAYVAPWAAVVIGAIAALVMIWALGFVERTLKVDDVVGAIAVHGFGGLWGLLAVGIFADGTYGGVRGLIVGEVGQLIAQLISMVVVVIWSLVTGFLVFWLLKQTMGLRVSREEELAGLDVTEHGTAAYPQEAGLLQPGIAATSTA, encoded by the coding sequence ATGACAAGACATGATCGAATCCTGCGGCGAGTAGGCGTAGTTCTAGGGCTGGGGATGCTCCTTATAGCGGCAACCCCAGCCTTCGCCGATGGTCCAGATCCGACGGGAGCAGCCAGCCTGGCGGCCGACCCGAATCGGGCGGTCAACTTCGCCTGGACCTTAATGGCCGGCTTTTTGGTCTTCTTCATGCAGGCTGGGTTCGCCTTCGTGGAGGCGGGGCTCTCTCGAGCTAAGAACGTCGTGGCTGTGCTCACCAAGAACTTCATGGATTGTATGATCGGTGGGCTGGCCTTCTGGGCGTTCGGTTTCGCCTTCATGTTCGGCGGCTCTGCCCTCGCCTCAGGTCTAGGCATCGGGAATCCACTGATCGGGCTGTCAGGGTTTCTACTCAGCGGCGACGCCTATGACGTCACCACGATGGAGCTGTGGTTCTTCCAACTGGTCTTCGCTGCCACTGCGGCTACTATCGTTTCAGGCGCCCTGGCGGAGCGGACCAAGGTCCCGGCCTACTTGGCTTACAGCTTCCTGGTATCCGCCATCATTTATCCGATTTACGGCCATTGGGTTTGGGGTGGCGGCTGGCTTTCTACGTTGCCTTTCGGCGTAGGCGCTCGTGACTTCGCGGGGTCGGGCGTTGTGCACGCGGTTGGCGGTTTCGTCGCCCTTGCTGGCGCCGCCCTGGTAGGCCCTCGCATCGGCAAGTACAACGCGGATGGAAGCCCGAATTCCATTCCCGGACACAACCTAGCTTACGTAGTCCTAGGCACCTTCATTCTGTTTTTCGGCTGGTTTGGATTTAATGCCGGCTCCACGCTGGCAGCCACCGACCTACGCATCTCTGTGATCGCTGTCAATACCTTTCTCGCTGGCGCGACCGGCGCAGTGGTGGCGATTTACTACAGCCTCCTCCGCACCGGGCGGCTGGACCTCACCTTGGCATGCAACGGCAGCCTGGCCGGGCTAGTAGGCATCACTGCACCCTGCGCCTATGTCGCTCCCTGGGCTGCAGTGGTGATCGGCGCCATCGCCGCCCTGGTGATGATCTGGGCGTTGGGCTTCGTCGAGCGCACGCTGAAGGTGGATGATGTGGTCGGCGCCATTGCTGTGCACGGCTTTGGCGGCCTGTGGGGGCTGTTAGCCGTGGGCATCTTCGCTGATGGAACCTATGGCGGCGTTCGCGGGCTGATCGTAGGAGAGGTAGGCCAGCTCATCGCGCAGCTCATTAGCATGGTCGTCGTGGTGATCTGGAGCCTCGTGACGGGCTTCCTAGTCTTCTGGCTGCTCAAGCAGACCATGGGGCTACGAGTGTCGCGTGAGGAAGAGCTGGCTGGGCTGGACGTGACCGAGCATGGGACCGCTGCTTACCCGCAAGAGGCGGGGCTGCTGCAGCCTGGTATTGCGGCGACCTCCACTGCCTAG
- a CDS encoding cation:proton antiporter: protein MNATVHMLLPLAGILLGAKAAAQLSSSLGLPAVFGELTLGLVLGPSLLSWLDPSETLQLLADIGVILLMFMAGLETDLAAMRQVGKASFLTAVGGVLLPLGGGLAAGIAFGLPWSHALFLGAVLTATSVSISAQTLRELGQLRSREGTTILGAAVIDDVLGVLTFVVIMSLAGSIGEGKVLLTLGKMVLFFPIAWVVGNRLIPLWMRWEPRLYHREASLAVLLGLVLIYAWAAEALGHVATITGAYLLGLLIARYSNTSHIVHQGTAAIGYAFFIPIFFINVGLQARITGLLAAPLLTIVLIGLAIFSKVVGCGFGAWLGGLSRRSALQVGCGMVSRGEVALVIAGAGLSAGLLDSTLFAVLIIVTLATTLITPPLLRAVCVSDRNASVETGVLSMGAEALAD, encoded by the coding sequence ATGAACGCCACTGTTCACATGCTGCTGCCCCTGGCAGGGATCCTCCTCGGCGCGAAGGCAGCGGCACAGCTCAGCAGCTCACTGGGGCTGCCGGCCGTCTTCGGTGAGCTGACGCTGGGCCTGGTGCTAGGCCCCTCATTGCTTAGCTGGCTGGATCCGAGCGAGACCCTGCAACTGCTGGCCGATATCGGCGTAATCCTGCTGATGTTTATGGCCGGACTTGAGACCGACTTGGCCGCGATGCGACAGGTGGGAAAGGCCTCGTTTCTAACGGCCGTCGGCGGTGTGTTGCTGCCGCTCGGGGGAGGATTGGCAGCTGGCATAGCCTTCGGCCTGCCATGGTCCCATGCGCTGTTCCTGGGCGCAGTGCTGACAGCGACTAGCGTTAGCATCTCGGCGCAAACACTGCGAGAACTGGGGCAGCTACGCTCTCGCGAGGGGACTACCATCCTGGGAGCAGCGGTCATAGACGACGTGTTGGGCGTGCTGACCTTCGTGGTGATAATGAGCCTGGCCGGAAGCATCGGTGAGGGAAAGGTGCTTCTCACACTGGGCAAGATGGTCTTGTTCTTCCCCATCGCCTGGGTGGTCGGCAACCGACTCATTCCGTTGTGGATGCGCTGGGAACCTCGCTTGTATCATCGCGAGGCCAGCTTGGCGGTGTTGCTGGGGCTGGTGCTGATATATGCCTGGGCGGCCGAAGCATTGGGCCACGTCGCGACTATCACCGGCGCTTATCTATTGGGACTCCTAATAGCCAGGTACTCGAACACTAGCCACATCGTTCATCAAGGGACAGCCGCGATCGGCTATGCCTTCTTCATCCCGATCTTTTTCATCAACGTGGGATTGCAAGCTCGTATTACTGGATTGCTGGCGGCTCCCCTGCTTACCATAGTGCTAATTGGGCTGGCGATCTTCAGCAAAGTCGTCGGTTGTGGATTCGGTGCCTGGCTAGGGGGCCTGAGCCGAAGGTCCGCGCTCCAAGTCGGATGCGGTATGGTCTCCCGTGGTGAGGTTGCCCTGGTAATCGCAGGGGCCGGCCTTTCAGCGGGGCTGCTGGATAGCACGCTGTTCGCGGTGCTTATCATCGTGACGCTGGCGACGACGCTAATCACTCCACCGCTGCTGAGGGCGGTTTGCGTATCGGATCGAAATGCGAGCGTGGAGACAGGCGTCCTGTCCATGGGAGCGGAAGCCTTAGCAGATTAA
- a CDS encoding GAF domain-containing protein has protein sequence MSWQFPPYIWPLIGAGILGLTLAIITWRRRAAPGALPLTLLLLAAAGWSWCYALELASRDLSLMLLWAQMAYLGVVTVPAAWLALTFQYTNRESWLAGRRWLLLTIEPALTWLAAWTNDLHGLLWSQTEQVFQGPYMLMNVTHGTWWWVHFAYSYLLLLLGAILLLRELPHSLPPYRRQIIALLSGALLPWLANALYILDLNPLCPVDLTALAFTFAGLAIFLGLFRARLLDIIPIARRTVVDGMTDGVIVLDIQSRIVDLNPAAERILRRPASELIGQPIRQATTQWHDPIDGFLAETEITLEEEKQQRFYKLRTSPLHDRRSRLVGRVVVLHDITELKRVEKALRRRDAILEAITYAADRFLRTPDWESEVPTILACLGEAADVNRVYVFENHQGPDGELLTSQRYEWAAPNTTPQIENPDLQNFPYMRGGFARWVERMSRGEPIWGLVRDFPESEQGPLAAQDILSIVVAPVFVGQEWWGFIGFDECHFEREWTKAEIETLQMAADLIGAAIQRAHAHRMLNEQARYLAMLNEITRVAMEITDFQNMLQTLANRLGILFGADGCCITLWDEEHGVHIPAAAYGPMRETYPILRAQPGETTATESVLRLGHVLAIEDVFNTPYLSPRIAAMFPTRSMLALPLIVGGQKLGAALISYEKPHCFTPNEIKRAEYVGSQVALALAKSRALMLARQEIARRKQTEEQLRRHSLQLEARNEELDAFAHMVAHDLRSLLTLIIGYAEMLERDLVTFPTEAIREYLQSIARHGRKMADILEALLFLSTVRSQEVKTQPLDMADIVAEVLSRLTVEIQQLGAEIILPKTWPPALGYKPWVEEVWFNYISNALKYGGRPPRVELGADLLTDSPGVVRFWVRDNGPGLTLEEQGRLFTPFTRLRSFGK, from the coding sequence ATGTCTTGGCAGTTTCCTCCTTACATCTGGCCGCTGATTGGAGCAGGAATACTGGGTTTGACCCTGGCCATTATCACGTGGCGACGACGTGCTGCCCCTGGTGCCTTGCCGTTGACTCTCTTACTGCTAGCGGCAGCCGGATGGTCGTGGTGCTATGCTCTGGAATTGGCCAGCCGAGATCTGTCTCTCATGCTTTTGTGGGCCCAGATGGCTTATCTAGGCGTCGTCACGGTGCCAGCTGCCTGGCTGGCTCTGACGTTCCAGTATACGAATCGAGAGAGTTGGTTAGCCGGTCGCCGATGGCTTCTGCTGACGATAGAGCCTGCTCTCACCTGGCTGGCAGCCTGGACCAACGATCTGCATGGTCTTCTTTGGAGTCAGACAGAGCAAGTTTTCCAAGGACCCTACATGTTGATGAACGTCACCCATGGAACTTGGTGGTGGGTGCACTTCGCATATTCTTACCTCTTGCTTCTTTTGGGCGCCATCCTGCTTCTCAGAGAGTTGCCCCATTCTCTGCCTCCCTACCGGAGGCAAATCATAGCTCTGTTATCCGGTGCCCTCTTGCCATGGCTGGCAAATGCGCTCTACATCCTCGATCTGAATCCCCTCTGCCCTGTAGACCTGACAGCCCTTGCCTTCACCTTCGCAGGCCTGGCCATCTTCTTAGGGCTTTTCCGGGCTCGTCTATTGGACATCATCCCCATTGCCCGCCGCACCGTTGTGGACGGGATGACTGATGGCGTTATCGTTTTGGATATCCAGAGCCGAATTGTGGACCTGAACCCGGCGGCTGAGCGCATTCTTCGTCGTCCGGCCTCAGAGCTAATCGGTCAGCCCATCCGACAGGCGACGACCCAATGGCATGATCCGATAGATGGATTCCTAGCAGAAACGGAAATCACGCTGGAAGAGGAAAAACAGCAACGATTCTACAAGCTACGCACCTCCCCGCTTCACGACCGGCGCAGCCGACTCGTTGGCCGAGTAGTGGTCCTGCACGATATCACCGAACTGAAGCGGGTAGAGAAGGCCCTGCGCCGCCGAGACGCTATCCTGGAAGCCATCACCTATGCAGCCGATCGGTTTCTTCGAACCCCGGATTGGGAGTCGGAGGTGCCTACCATCTTGGCCTGTTTGGGAGAAGCCGCCGATGTTAATCGGGTCTACGTCTTTGAAAACCACCAGGGGCCGGACGGCGAATTGCTCACCAGCCAACGCTACGAGTGGGCTGCGCCCAATACCACCCCACAGATAGAGAACCCCGACTTGCAAAATTTCCCATACATGCGAGGCGGTTTCGCCCGCTGGGTGGAGCGGATGAGCCGGGGAGAGCCGATCTGGGGTCTGGTGCGCGACTTCCCTGAGAGCGAACAAGGTCCCTTGGCAGCCCAAGACATTCTGTCCATCGTCGTGGCGCCGGTTTTTGTGGGCCAGGAGTGGTGGGGATTTATCGGGTTTGATGAATGTCACTTCGAGCGGGAATGGACAAAGGCCGAAATTGAGACGCTGCAAATGGCGGCTGATCTGATTGGCGCGGCTATCCAGCGCGCTCATGCCCACCGAATGCTGAATGAACAAGCCCGCTATCTGGCCATGCTGAATGAGATAACCAGAGTTGCTATGGAGATCACAGACTTCCAGAATATGTTGCAGACCCTGGCTAATCGGCTGGGAATTCTCTTCGGCGCCGATGGCTGCTGTATCACCCTCTGGGATGAGGAGCACGGTGTACATATCCCCGCTGCTGCCTACGGGCCAATGCGAGAAACTTACCCCATCTTGCGAGCCCAGCCCGGCGAGACCACGGCGACCGAATCGGTTCTCCGCCTAGGACATGTGCTGGCGATTGAGGACGTCTTTAACACTCCCTACCTCAGCCCTCGCATTGCGGCGATGTTCCCTACTCGCTCGATGTTGGCCCTGCCACTGATAGTGGGAGGGCAAAAACTGGGTGCTGCGCTCATTTCCTATGAAAAACCTCACTGTTTTACCCCCAACGAGATCAAACGAGCTGAATACGTGGGATCGCAGGTCGCCCTGGCTCTCGCCAAATCCAGAGCGCTAATGCTAGCCCGGCAGGAGATCGCCCGGCGTAAGCAAACGGAGGAACAACTACGTCGGCATTCCCTCCAGCTGGAGGCTCGCAACGAAGAACTGGACGCCTTTGCTCACATGGTGGCTCATGACCTCCGAAGCCTGCTCACGCTCATCATCGGTTATGCAGAAATGCTAGAGAGGGACCTTGTAACCTTCCCTACTGAGGCAATACGGGAATATCTCCAGAGCATTGCCCGTCATGGACGCAAAATGGCGGACATTCTGGAGGCCCTTCTATTCCTTTCCACCGTACGCTCTCAGGAAGTGAAGACCCAGCCCTTGGATATGGCCGACATTGTCGCCGAAGTGTTGTCCCGCCTGACCGTTGAGATTCAGCAATTAGGAGCAGAAATTATTCTTCCCAAGACCTGGCCCCCTGCTTTGGGATATAAACCTTGGGTAGAGGAGGTTTGGTTTAATTACATCAGTAATGCGCTCAAATACGGCGGCCGACCACCGCGCGTGGAACTTGGTGCTGACCTTCTGACGGACTCTCCCGGTGTGGTCCGTTTCTGGGTACGGGATAATGGCCCAGGCCTCACTCTTGAAGAGCAAGGCCGCCTGTTCACACCGTTCACAAGGCTGAGGTCCTTTGGCAAATGA